Proteins from one Triticum aestivum cultivar Chinese Spring chromosome 7A, IWGSC CS RefSeq v2.1, whole genome shotgun sequence genomic window:
- the LOC123153242 gene encoding uncharacterized protein, translated as MHDGFSERYEVFFYFNAAAFAASLVLIILLLSKIVTNQRMWLHSMQLTMILDLFSLLGAYAAGSCRALKSSIYILVLVFPAIIYVGIHTLVSTRLIPRELKQNLQAMIKRVLKQQQGSIPLEKDVEKACKFILTLVTFAATITYQAGLNPPGGFWVENGHGSNKVHLAFPPYKHQPGTSVLRSNYLGRYYIFIISNSTSFVASLVIIILLLSPKLSVHGIRTTAVIVCVVVDLSCLIVAYAAGCCREVATSFYVVFIIVIVWISFSILAGFFVSRPVANWLQKVKTSSLCCVEKLDRVLSLRFSRHRPSKAEQENSYASNHHTSVRSTDAPAEDNTPEPQDQPADSHQLPNIREDEHLKKTRTCMLLLAILAASLAYQSGLNPPGFFWSRSKDHHSAADRILEDTHHRRFIAFFYLNAIAFVASIVMITLLLNKMASDKVNNSSKQSTAETRRAAFSTALGDAPVVRAAKSIRALLRVIVAGEDAECGRPLPFGGRGGAMERTCPVPVTGEVTPDPARDEDRGDDARAMAGKAMRGEEGGADLQADVACTTERLRLQSSHGSAKE; from the exons ATGCATGATGGCTTTTCTGAACGATATGAGGTGTTCTTTTACTTCAATGCAGCAGCCTTCGCTGCATCTCTTGTCTTAATCATCTTGCTTCTCAGTAAGATTGTGACAAATCAGAGGATGTGGCTCCATTCAATGCAATTAACCATGATACTTGACCTATTCAGCCTGCTCGGGGCTTATGCTGCTGGAAGTTGCAGGGCACTCAAGTCATCCATTTACATCTTGGTTCTAGTCTTTCCTGCTATCATATATGTTGGGATCCATACCCTAGTATCCACAAGGCTTATTCCAAGAGAATTGAAACAGAATCTGCAGGCAATGATAAAGAGAGTTCTAAAGCAACAGCAAGGGAGCATCCCTCTAGAGAAAGATGTTGAGAAGGCTTGCAAGTTCATTTTGACGCTTGTAACTTTTGCTGCTACTATCACATACCAAGCAGGATTGAATCCACCGGGCGGCTTTTGGGTTGAAAATGGCCATGGTTCTAATAAGGTGCATTTGGCCTTTCCTCCTTACAAGCATCAGCCGGGTACTTCTGTTCTCCGGAGTAACTACCTTGGTCGTTATTATATATTCATCATTTCCAATTCAACTTCCTTCGTGGCATCTTTGGTCATAATCATACTGCTTCTGAGCCCAAAACTGAGTGTTCATGGAATAAGGACCACAGCAGTGATTGTGTGTGTGGTAGTGGACCTATCGTGCCTAATTGTTGCGTATGCTGCAGGATGTTGTAGAGAGGTAGCAACATCATTCTATGTGGTGTTTATCATCGTCATAGTTTGGATCTCCTTTTCAATTTTAGCTGGATTCTTTGTTTCCAGGCCTGTAGCAAATTGGCTACAAAAGGTCAAAACAAGCAGCCTCTGTTGCGTGGAAAAATTGGACCGTGTACTTTCATTGAGGTTTAGTAGACACAGGCCAAGCAAGGCAGAGCAGGAGAATTCTTATGCAAGCAATCATCATACTTCAGTCCGTTCAACTGATGCACCTGCAGAAGATAATACCCCTGAACCACAAGACCAGCCTGCAGACAGTCACCAACTTCCAAATATCAGAGAGGATGAGCATCTGAAGAAGACCCGCACATGTATGTTGCTTCTTGCCATTCTTGCAGCATCTCTGGCATACCAATCAGGTTTGAATCCACCAGGTTTCTTTTGGTCAAGAAGTAAAGATCATCATTCAGCAGCTGATCGCATCCTTGAGGACACCCACCATCGCCGGTTCATTGCATTCTTCTATCTCAATGCAATCGCCTTTGTGGCATCCATTGTCATGATCACTTTGCTCTTGAACAAGATGGCGAGCGACAAGGTTAACAACAGCAGCAAGCAATCAACAGCCGAAA CCCGGCGAGCAGCCTTCTCGACTGCATTGGGGGACGCACCAGTTGTGCGCGCGGCCAAGTCGATCCGCGCACTCCTCCGAGTGATCGTCGCCGGAGAAGACGCCGAATGCGGTCGGCCCTTGCCCTTCGGGGGACGAGGGGGCGCCATGGAGCGGACCTGCCCAGTTCCGGTCACTGGGGAGGTCACTCCCGACCCAGCCCGCGACGAAGATCGTGGCGATGACGCCCGGGCGATGGCGGGTAAGGCCAtgcgcggggaggaggggggggCAGACCTCCAAGCTGACGTTGCTTGCACCACTGAGCGTCTCCGACTCCAAAGCAGCCATGGGAGTGCCAAGGAGTAG